One part of the Halobacteriovorax vibrionivorans genome encodes these proteins:
- a CDS encoding class I SAM-dependent methyltransferase: protein MSAIHGRIKKLYRHKKKWARKNQIDSYRLYDRDIPDFPFIVDCHGPYCVIYRREIDRIDEKKNHLPLLIDALINECEYSEKNIVIKERKVQDETFQYTKESTHQDLVFNSKEGEIQFKLILNRYIDTGLFLDHRPLRQKLANEQLEDKNVLNLFCYTGSLSVASAHAGAIVTSVDMSNTYLNWAEDNFKLNDIDPNKHKFIREDVLKYLAHNAQKVLKEEEKYDLIILDPPSMSKSKKMEKLFDIQSDHVELINNCAKLLKKDGTLYFSNNLRSFKLDESVQESFDVKDLTKWSIPQDFHDAKIHKLYKINLHC, encoded by the coding sequence ATGAGTGCAATACATGGTCGAATAAAAAAACTCTATCGACATAAGAAAAAGTGGGCCAGAAAAAATCAAATCGATTCCTATCGACTCTACGATCGAGATATTCCTGACTTCCCATTTATTGTCGATTGTCATGGCCCATATTGCGTGATTTATCGAAGAGAGATTGATCGAATTGATGAGAAGAAAAATCATCTCCCACTACTCATTGATGCCTTAATCAATGAATGTGAGTACAGTGAAAAGAATATCGTTATCAAAGAAAGAAAAGTTCAAGACGAAACTTTTCAATACACAAAAGAGAGCACACACCAAGATCTTGTCTTTAACTCAAAAGAAGGTGAAATTCAGTTTAAGTTAATTCTTAATCGCTATATTGATACTGGTCTCTTTTTAGATCATAGGCCCCTTAGACAGAAACTAGCAAATGAACAGCTAGAAGATAAAAATGTCTTAAATCTATTTTGCTATACAGGAAGCCTCTCTGTTGCCTCTGCCCACGCTGGTGCAATCGTTACCAGCGTTGACATGTCTAACACCTATCTTAATTGGGCAGAAGATAATTTTAAATTAAATGATATCGATCCGAACAAGCACAAATTTATAAGAGAAGATGTCTTAAAGTATTTAGCACATAACGCTCAAAAGGTTTTAAAAGAAGAAGAAAAATACGATCTCATCATCCTCGATCCTCCATCAATGTCTAAATCAAAGAAAATGGAGAAGCTCTTTGATATTCAAAGTGATCATGTTGAACTTATAAATAATTGTGCAAAGCTTTTAAAGAAAGATGGGACTCTCTATTTTTCAAATAATTTACGCAGCTTTAAGCTTGATGAGAGTGTTCAAGAATCATTTGACGTCAAAGACCTCACCAAATGGAGTATTCCACAAGACTTTCACGATGCAAAAATACACAAGCTGTATAAAATAAATTTGCACTGCTAG
- a CDS encoding N-acetylmuramoyl-L-alanine amidase family protein gives MSLKLLFQLITTLIICTNIMAATVLIDPGHGGEDCGAKAKVWKKKKLKVVCEKDIALKIAKKLKKFINETKRHRAYLTRTLDTTITLQKRADMADIIKADIFISIHLNAATDKSSNGFETYYLNNHKDAAITKIENVENRDLHGKEVVINNILTDLVVERVAPESKKLGENVHGELSKLLTKNYKMKDRGLKPGLFYVLALSKRPSILLEAGFLTNNSEASLVLDNWFHHLYAKYAAKGIISYLDSISGPNLF, from the coding sequence ATGAGTTTAAAACTTCTCTTTCAATTGATTACAACATTAATTATTTGCACCAATATAATGGCAGCAACGGTCTTAATAGACCCAGGACATGGGGGTGAAGACTGTGGAGCCAAAGCAAAAGTGTGGAAGAAGAAAAAGCTAAAGGTAGTTTGCGAAAAAGATATCGCACTAAAAATTGCAAAAAAACTCAAAAAGTTTATCAATGAAACAAAAAGGCATCGAGCCTATTTAACAAGAACTCTCGACACAACAATCACCCTACAAAAAAGGGCCGATATGGCCGACATAATAAAGGCCGATATTTTCATTTCAATTCACTTAAATGCAGCAACAGATAAGAGCTCAAATGGCTTTGAAACTTATTATTTAAATAATCATAAGGATGCGGCAATAACAAAGATTGAAAATGTCGAAAACCGAGATCTTCACGGCAAAGAAGTTGTTATCAATAATATTCTTACAGACCTTGTTGTTGAAAGAGTTGCTCCAGAATCAAAAAAGCTTGGAGAAAATGTTCACGGAGAACTAAGTAAACTCTTAACAAAGAATTATAAAATGAAAGACCGAGGCTTAAAACCAGGTCTCTTCTATGTTTTGGCCCTTTCAAAAAGACCTTCAATTCTCTTGGAGGCTGGTTTTTTAACAAATAACTCTGAAGCTAGTTTGGTATTGGATAACTGGTTTCACCACCTTTATGCAAAGTACGCTGCAAAAGGTATTATTAGCTACTTAGACTCCATATCAGGCCCTAACCTCTTTTAA
- a CDS encoding peptide chain release factor 3, whose amino-acid sequence MEDLKRATFAIISHPDAGKTTMTEKLLWFGQVVRSAGMVKSKQGNYAKSDWMEMEKERGISITSSVMSFPYNERAMHLLDTPGHKDFSEDTYRTLTAVESVLMMIDSAKGVEAQTKKLMEVCRMRDTPIVSFCNKFDRDALDPFELIDDVEKTCSIQCVPMTWPIGSGVEFKGVYDLRNKTIMSFKDAKDPFSPNIIDASDLKADHIKEFVGETLLEKLEEDLMMIEELMPEFNEEEFLAGIMTPMYFGSALNNFGVKEVLDTFSKFAPGPGEREVLKAPFEKEETRMVDPSEKKFTGFVFKIQANMDKKHRDRVAFIRVCSGRFTRGQKVTLARTGKEIKIATPLMFQAQDREITEYAIPGDIIGIHDSGKLQIGDTFTEGEIIQFTGIPSFAPEIFKRVLLKDPMKGKQLDKGLQQLSEEGSVQLFKRHNSTEKILGAVGVLQFEVVQRRLEDEYNVKGEYEGFPYTGIRWVKIPTEKMKDEFVSRYSANIAYDIKGRICFIYRTEWDLKLAQEKFEEVEFFKTNDFK is encoded by the coding sequence ATGGAAGATTTAAAAAGAGCAACATTTGCAATCATCTCTCACCCGGATGCCGGTAAGACAACAATGACAGAAAAGCTATTATGGTTTGGTCAAGTTGTAAGAAGCGCAGGGATGGTAAAAAGTAAGCAAGGTAATTATGCTAAATCTGACTGGATGGAGATGGAAAAAGAGCGTGGAATCTCTATTACTTCTTCAGTTATGTCATTCCCATATAATGAAAGGGCCATGCACCTACTCGATACTCCTGGTCACAAGGACTTCTCAGAAGATACTTATCGAACTCTTACAGCTGTTGAAAGTGTTCTTATGATGATTGATTCAGCAAAAGGGGTTGAAGCACAGACAAAGAAGCTAATGGAAGTCTGTCGAATGAGAGACACTCCTATTGTATCTTTTTGTAATAAGTTTGATCGTGATGCTCTTGACCCGTTTGAACTAATCGACGATGTGGAGAAAACATGCTCAATTCAATGTGTTCCAATGACTTGGCCAATCGGCTCAGGTGTTGAGTTTAAAGGTGTATACGATCTTCGCAATAAAACTATTATGAGTTTTAAAGATGCTAAAGATCCGTTTAGCCCAAATATTATCGATGCAAGCGATTTAAAAGCGGATCATATTAAAGAATTTGTAGGTGAAACTCTTCTTGAAAAACTTGAAGAAGACCTAATGATGATTGAAGAGTTAATGCCAGAATTTAACGAAGAAGAATTTCTAGCAGGTATCATGACTCCAATGTATTTTGGATCTGCCCTTAATAACTTTGGTGTTAAAGAAGTTCTTGATACTTTTTCAAAATTTGCTCCAGGTCCTGGAGAGCGTGAAGTTCTTAAGGCCCCATTTGAAAAAGAAGAAACACGTATGGTTGATCCAAGTGAAAAGAAGTTCACTGGATTTGTCTTTAAGATTCAAGCAAATATGGATAAGAAGCACCGTGATCGTGTTGCATTCATTAGAGTATGCTCTGGGCGATTCACAAGAGGACAAAAAGTTACTCTTGCAAGAACTGGCAAAGAGATAAAGATTGCAACTCCTCTTATGTTTCAAGCACAAGATAGAGAGATCACAGAGTATGCCATTCCTGGAGATATAATTGGAATCCACGACTCTGGAAAATTACAGATTGGTGATACATTCACTGAAGGTGAAATTATCCAATTTACAGGAATTCCAAGCTTTGCCCCAGAGATCTTTAAAAGAGTTTTATTAAAAGATCCAATGAAAGGAAAGCAGCTTGATAAGGGACTTCAACAACTTTCAGAAGAAGGCTCTGTTCAATTGTTTAAAAGACATAATTCAACTGAAAAGATTCTTGGTGCCGTAGGTGTTCTCCAATTTGAAGTTGTACAAAGAAGACTTGAGGATGAGTACAATGTAAAAGGAGAATATGAAGGTTTCCCTTATACAGGTATTCGCTGGGTTAAAATTCCAACAGAGAAGATGAAAGATGAATTTGTGTCGCGTTATTCTGCTAATATCGCCTACGATATAAAAGGACGTATATGCTTTATCTATCGCACGGAGTGGGATTTGAAGCTGGCCCAGGAAAAATTTGAAGAAGTGGAATTTTTCAAGACTAATGATTTTAAATAG
- a CDS encoding response regulator, translated as MKFLFVEDEVELVELYQYMFDRIGLDYEVAYNGEEALEKVKNGQFDFIFSDIRMPKMNGIDFLKNLISEGLNFKKFVFVTAHQEVSLDEVKEMGAHDILYKPIRHQVFMDYIQDLQA; from the coding sequence TTGAAATTTTTATTTGTAGAAGATGAAGTAGAGTTAGTCGAATTATATCAATATATGTTTGATCGAATCGGCCTAGACTATGAAGTCGCCTATAATGGCGAAGAAGCACTTGAAAAAGTAAAGAATGGTCAATTCGACTTTATTTTCTCTGATATTCGTATGCCTAAAATGAATGGAATTGATTTTCTAAAGAATCTTATTTCAGAAGGTCTCAATTTCAAGAAGTTTGTTTTCGTTACGGCCCATCAAGAAGTCTCACTAGATGAGGTTAAGGAGATGGGAGCACACGACATACTCTATAAACCAATAAGACATCAAGTTTTCATGGATTATATTCAAGATTTACAAGCATAA
- a CDS encoding amidoligase family protein, with protein MSKTNKKFKDLYLPVLGTVAIGTAAWFGISHVKNSDYRTPSSDGNYKTAYEAWADLQYSGASYSAKAALVDGQTLPGMLGGVTFGAEKEASSSLLTRVMTPPTSYIKTKIGNLSAEKQEEFYRDFLSNYAKDANGYRTYKDMFTGKKIDLASDVVDLEGNPKVLDLTELKATNIEEANLDTLKTVFNNLFDQMGDKPLSFIKPTVRMKMFNGNLPGLPDKFLKQRYDYSQWTSVFGKAEKFINDAHAHGGGQGGGWEINFHAQNTYGEFEEMVAWFRESLAQVIRDPQTLEKKIKLFQAPGHQRIVFAKHPELETGKLSEFYRMVQSYIVLNGIKGNSGIEFANYKSVQSEANLSNLYHGGRGVIRPDDQWKPWVRNTGGLGIEFRAGTKNLAPARFYQTTLAARIAANDFSGIADIADYNLNSSSFQTAQSISERFGIEQDVVKQALDNMNKAGIKDSYRVMYWGWTEPGVAFIGDTKREIIKNLVKDYTQKVALMDPDMDPSQLKNEIREMNRTWVSASKLIDDLENYMRPKDMDYNELTMDFKAKVDAPNRVNNPVDVNDIDLGIEYSGKFPLRLKSITSKERLEDGKRAWVQTIIDLSSQEREAIIKRVAKDLYDQIGGEEGEPPVKLEVDGHGHGLDVAYAIRDSKGRKWQVEWDGIGRSYTPEGEIIADSPRGGTIELITPKFTPTIEEVSAVYKAFEKNNVLPSIMAGGGHVNIDLAAFDDNPKALARFLTIFHEHRGIISLMFQHINRTHTSEQIEISDTLKNALKDFNGTEEELKKLLYNERYFNTRFGRKTRYLQLDVSAYYQDVIPEEFVTDDFDISNPTTDWRRTFRVDPKIRKAEFRMFNAPRDAAESAMQIKLVRAMLDKAINSTEPLDGEVDNTTHLDYVKSPATVEDDLKKLCDDLGLDVNQFRTAAMEGLSTSQIESQKVFFRDIEEKMAIHPHQRGWGQAVDARSEENALNSTGRQWTPGPADELNTMNNDHRIRAAMAAQEMRQEIVPARELPGEFVRTNSCDELINEIL; from the coding sequence ATGAGTAAAACAAACAAAAAATTTAAAGATCTCTATTTGCCAGTTCTTGGAACTGTTGCGATTGGAACTGCTGCTTGGTTTGGTATTTCCCACGTAAAAAATAGTGATTATCGTACGCCATCATCAGATGGTAACTATAAAACGGCCTATGAGGCCTGGGCAGACCTCCAGTATTCTGGGGCAAGCTATAGCGCAAAAGCAGCACTTGTCGATGGTCAGACTCTTCCTGGAATGCTTGGTGGGGTAACTTTTGGTGCAGAAAAAGAGGCATCTTCAAGTTTACTTACACGTGTAATGACGCCACCAACTTCTTATATTAAAACAAAAATTGGAAATTTAAGTGCTGAAAAGCAAGAAGAGTTCTATCGTGACTTTCTTTCTAATTACGCCAAAGATGCTAATGGTTATCGTACATATAAAGATATGTTTACAGGAAAGAAAATCGATCTTGCTTCAGATGTTGTAGATTTAGAGGGGAACCCTAAGGTACTTGATCTTACAGAACTTAAGGCAACAAATATTGAAGAGGCAAATTTAGATACTCTAAAAACAGTTTTTAATAACCTCTTTGATCAAATGGGGGATAAGCCTCTTTCATTTATTAAACCTACTGTAAGAATGAAAATGTTTAATGGAAATCTACCTGGCCTTCCAGATAAATTTCTTAAACAAAGATATGATTATTCTCAGTGGACTTCTGTTTTTGGAAAGGCGGAAAAATTTATTAATGATGCCCACGCACATGGTGGTGGACAAGGTGGTGGTTGGGAAATCAACTTCCACGCTCAAAACACATATGGTGAGTTTGAGGAAATGGTCGCTTGGTTTAGAGAGTCACTAGCACAGGTTATTCGTGACCCTCAAACATTAGAGAAAAAAATAAAATTATTCCAAGCTCCTGGTCACCAACGTATTGTATTTGCAAAACACCCTGAATTAGAAACAGGAAAACTTTCTGAATTCTATCGTATGGTCCAGTCTTATATTGTTCTTAACGGAATTAAAGGGAATTCTGGAATTGAATTTGCGAATTATAAAAGTGTTCAATCTGAAGCAAACTTAAGTAATCTCTATCATGGTGGCCGCGGTGTAATTAGACCTGATGATCAGTGGAAACCATGGGTTAGAAATACTGGCGGACTAGGTATTGAATTTAGAGCGGGGACAAAGAATCTTGCACCAGCTCGTTTTTATCAAACAACACTTGCCGCTAGAATTGCAGCTAATGACTTTAGTGGAATTGCAGACATTGCTGATTATAATTTAAATAGTTCATCGTTTCAGACTGCACAGAGTATTTCAGAGCGTTTTGGAATTGAACAAGACGTTGTTAAGCAGGCCCTTGATAATATGAATAAGGCCGGAATAAAAGACTCTTATCGAGTCATGTATTGGGGATGGACTGAGCCAGGTGTTGCTTTCATCGGTGATACAAAAAGAGAGATTATTAAAAACTTAGTTAAGGATTATACGCAAAAGGTTGCTCTAATGGACCCAGATATGGATCCTTCGCAATTGAAAAATGAAATTCGTGAAATGAATCGTACATGGGTTTCTGCTTCTAAGCTTATTGATGATCTTGAAAACTATATGCGTCCTAAAGATATGGACTATAACGAATTAACAATGGACTTTAAGGCCAAAGTTGATGCTCCTAACCGAGTTAATAATCCAGTTGACGTTAATGATATCGATCTAGGAATTGAATATTCAGGTAAATTCCCATTAAGACTTAAGTCAATCACTTCTAAAGAGAGACTTGAAGATGGAAAACGTGCATGGGTACAAACGATTATTGATCTATCTTCACAAGAAAGAGAAGCAATTATTAAGAGAGTTGCTAAGGACCTTTACGATCAGATTGGCGGTGAAGAAGGTGAGCCACCTGTTAAGCTAGAGGTTGATGGGCACGGCCACGGTTTAGATGTAGCCTATGCTATTCGCGACTCGAAAGGTCGTAAGTGGCAAGTTGAGTGGGACGGTATTGGACGTTCGTATACTCCTGAAGGTGAAATCATCGCAGATTCTCCACGTGGTGGAACGATAGAGCTTATTACACCAAAGTTCACACCAACAATTGAAGAAGTAAGTGCAGTTTATAAAGCATTTGAGAAAAATAATGTTCTACCGTCTATTATGGCCGGTGGTGGTCACGTGAATATTGACCTAGCTGCATTTGATGATAACCCTAAGGCCCTTGCAAGATTTTTAACGATCTTCCATGAGCACAGAGGGATTATTTCACTTATGTTCCAGCATATTAATCGTACTCACACTTCTGAACAAATAGAGATTAGTGATACCCTTAAGAATGCGCTAAAAGACTTTAACGGAACAGAGGAAGAGCTTAAAAAACTGCTTTATAATGAAAGATACTTTAACACTCGTTTTGGACGTAAGACACGTTACCTACAACTTGATGTTTCAGCTTATTACCAAGATGTAATTCCTGAAGAGTTTGTAACAGATGATTTCGATATTTCAAATCCGACAACAGACTGGAGAAGAACATTTAGAGTTGACCCGAAAATTAGAAAAGCTGAGTTTAGAATGTTTAATGCGCCAAGAGATGCTGCTGAATCAGCAATGCAAATTAAGCTAGTTCGTGCAATGCTTGATAAGGCAATTAATTCAACTGAGCCTTTAGATGGCGAAGTTGATAATACAACTCACTTAGATTATGTAAAATCTCCAGCAACTGTTGAAGATGACTTAAAGAAACTTTGTGATGACTTAGGTCTTGATGTAAATCAATTTAGAACTGCTGCAATGGAAGGATTATCAACTTCACAAATTGAAAGTCAGAAGGTCTTCTTTAGAGATATTGAAGAGAAAATGGCGATTCATCCACATCAACGAGGTTGGGGACAGGCCGTTGATGCTAGAAGTGAAGAGAATGCTTTAAACTCTACTGGCCGTCAGTGGACACCAGGTCCAGCAGATGAGCTAAATACAATGAATAATGATCATCGTATTAGAGCTGCTATGGCCGCTCAAGAAATGAGACAAGAAATTGTACCAGCTCGTGAGCTACCTGGAGAGTTTGTTCGAACCAATAGTTGTGACGAATTAATCAATGAAATTCTATAA
- a CDS encoding NHP6B family protein, protein MYRYIIIVLTFILQLNFAYGAQTSTCVVQKESTVSNSVRDICSATLIDQHNILFDPSCQGGVNPRSRRNQRYIVSCANGLTSFKLPRINTFRPKRSSTLFTFEDELPFIPTKHSNQVDNSTLANCFIETHKRQIPLRSNRLKDDTRNLNFQKDLSNAPVYCKSTNDDEVVLMGTLDENGHFKDIDSLNNEFSIESDFKVNLDTSNYEQDSISEICHGAYQCVSELIEDVNQLNKDLDEILKRFSNKQIEEERQQLARDFQELEAKCHRTNVEARIDYNTGNDAGMGDKAMGALEKGVIGVFRAIESVNPFDDEDFLLSQFKNTEAIAQNLSEAEIKATFDKVNQLDLSNFEKIRELALAYSETVVHKVLDEMGTFETAQEKNDFLKSYMDDFKVCLSKTINSSQVKECANTFTNNISTAIGEVELDRQIGLNFSPEDDLSSLKLKAKNKYLGCLDKNLGKFEKIIDATATVKGCVYQGMIASYQETRRTRLNDTLKSYTGRDDNREIVTSILSKTNTCRFAPVINKADHNDRDYLALAQMSTDSFTNEIKDCIDGLQRVAAGDVVEIAVRTNQQIVENLSADEAQLLSQELKDIHLRACMEARKTSDGNECAKFVTAMATLTAAESILRNEFESQFEDLNLPQQRRDELTDEIIEQYQACAQRTKEEYYKDLTKEPNEKLVNNCLTGAIKKLSSSILEDSINKATAEKDIDVSLVSRAVDRQKLERLKTEIKKCFDEGLGKYETMSTYQENLNKEIENCTFKTQKTVIESIAQEMASDKIGDFGLSENKTNEVRQLISSHINASTPLDMDERIDTLTPLLIRNVASEAIEGTVSDFKSTMTKEEYETKRDQIQDQLNTCLDKVMSENEKDTSFNATDASNICISVTAKDAFITLAPTIIEESIAPLFNSEPQKVLDLTNRAKRNVMPCLARIKDDENAQANAEKCVIDELPQIATTIASQLLGDLNSFANKDGRQPSLLASNSYQEFEKCLIRLESPSLSEATENMNDCIKDLERGAKTELQKRFVHVYGQNNPREINEVIDLILQIPGEDKAQEYKSNEETSGTPNSELISTLELLGETMKYSCDNNTAVCQQHIYNAKISLTRHFQNNPNATTQENTQAFMNSPIMDNVIASQIGMTLNETFKTELNEYNDSSNLLNRKIDEITNNRMLTNILATPEGRELKSYIFDKIEKGELDNLAEDTRLRELLAEALTKDTGEGSFGDGLAEGLVQIQLNKMRRRSSGFGGLFREFKVKFGDILNIIDRKDFKWDILTKTRSGQRAREYMIKEILAPSIKGEDLSALESRDRKYPNQQEERLGKLTEMITQALKEAND, encoded by the coding sequence ATGTATCGATATATCATTATTGTTTTAACATTCATTCTACAATTGAACTTCGCCTACGGTGCGCAGACTTCAACATGTGTGGTTCAAAAAGAATCAACAGTGAGCAATAGTGTTCGAGATATCTGTAGTGCAACCTTAATTGATCAACACAATATTCTATTTGATCCTTCTTGCCAGGGCGGCGTAAACCCTAGAAGTAGAAGAAATCAAAGATATATCGTAAGCTGTGCCAATGGATTAACGTCATTTAAACTTCCAAGAATAAACACTTTTCGTCCTAAAAGAAGTTCCACATTATTCACATTTGAAGATGAGCTTCCTTTCATCCCGACAAAGCATTCTAATCAAGTCGATAATTCAACATTAGCAAATTGTTTTATTGAAACCCACAAAAGACAAATTCCTTTAAGAAGTAACAGGCTCAAAGATGATACAAGAAATTTAAATTTTCAAAAAGATTTAAGTAATGCTCCTGTCTATTGTAAGAGTACGAATGATGACGAAGTTGTACTCATGGGTACATTAGATGAGAATGGTCATTTCAAGGACATTGATAGTTTAAATAATGAGTTCTCAATTGAATCTGACTTTAAGGTAAATTTAGATACAAGTAATTACGAACAAGATTCAATATCAGAAATATGTCACGGTGCTTATCAGTGTGTAAGTGAATTAATTGAAGATGTAAATCAGCTTAATAAAGACTTAGATGAAATATTAAAGCGCTTTTCAAACAAACAAATAGAAGAAGAACGTCAACAACTTGCACGAGATTTTCAAGAACTTGAAGCAAAATGTCATCGAACAAATGTAGAGGCCAGAATCGATTACAATACAGGTAATGACGCCGGAATGGGTGATAAAGCAATGGGTGCTTTAGAAAAAGGTGTTATTGGTGTCTTTAGGGCCATTGAAAGCGTTAACCCATTTGATGATGAAGACTTCTTACTAAGTCAATTTAAAAACACTGAAGCAATTGCACAGAACTTAAGTGAAGCAGAGATCAAAGCAACTTTTGATAAAGTTAACCAGCTTGATCTATCTAACTTTGAGAAAATACGAGAATTGGCCCTTGCCTACTCTGAAACGGTAGTTCATAAGGTTCTTGATGAAATGGGAACTTTTGAAACTGCACAAGAAAAAAACGATTTTCTAAAATCGTATATGGATGATTTTAAAGTATGTCTTTCAAAAACAATAAACTCTTCCCAAGTTAAAGAATGTGCAAATACTTTCACTAATAATATTTCAACGGCCATTGGTGAAGTTGAATTAGATCGCCAAATTGGACTAAATTTTTCACCAGAAGATGATCTCTCTTCTTTAAAACTTAAAGCAAAGAATAAATATCTGGGTTGCCTTGATAAAAACTTAGGTAAATTTGAAAAAATAATTGATGCCACTGCAACTGTTAAAGGATGTGTTTACCAGGGAATGATAGCAAGTTATCAAGAAACAAGAAGAACTCGCTTAAACGATACCCTAAAGTCATACACTGGAAGAGATGATAATAGAGAGATTGTAACTTCCATCCTTTCAAAGACAAATACATGTCGATTTGCACCTGTGATAAACAAAGCAGATCACAATGACAGAGACTACCTTGCTTTAGCTCAAATGAGCACTGATAGTTTTACCAATGAAATAAAAGACTGCATCGATGGATTACAAAGAGTAGCAGCTGGTGATGTTGTTGAAATTGCCGTTAGAACAAATCAACAAATCGTAGAAAATTTAAGTGCAGATGAAGCGCAACTACTGTCTCAAGAACTAAAAGATATTCATCTAAGAGCATGTATGGAGGCACGTAAGACGAGTGATGGAAATGAATGTGCAAAATTCGTTACGGCCATGGCAACACTAACAGCTGCGGAATCAATTTTAAGAAATGAGTTTGAATCACAATTTGAAGACTTAAACCTACCACAACAAAGAAGAGATGAATTAACAGATGAAATAATCGAACAATACCAAGCTTGTGCACAACGTACAAAAGAAGAATACTACAAAGACTTAACAAAAGAGCCAAATGAGAAGTTAGTAAACAACTGCTTAACAGGTGCCATTAAAAAGCTATCTAGTAGTATCTTAGAAGACAGTATAAATAAGGCAACAGCAGAAAAAGATATCGATGTGTCTCTCGTATCCAGAGCAGTTGACCGTCAGAAACTAGAAAGACTAAAAACAGAGATTAAAAAATGTTTTGATGAGGGCCTAGGAAAGTATGAAACAATGAGTACTTACCAAGAAAACCTCAATAAAGAGATTGAAAATTGTACCTTTAAAACGCAAAAAACAGTTATTGAATCAATCGCACAAGAGATGGCCTCAGATAAGATTGGAGACTTTGGTTTAAGCGAGAATAAGACTAACGAAGTTAGACAATTAATCTCTAGTCATATCAATGCAAGTACTCCACTAGATATGGATGAAAGAATTGATACTCTAACTCCTCTACTGATAAGAAATGTCGCATCGGAGGCCATTGAGGGAACAGTAAGTGACTTTAAGTCAACAATGACAAAAGAAGAATATGAGACAAAGCGTGATCAAATTCAAGACCAATTAAATACATGCCTTGATAAGGTTATGTCTGAAAATGAAAAAGATACTTCTTTTAATGCTACTGATGCATCAAATATTTGTATCTCTGTTACAGCTAAGGATGCCTTTATTACATTAGCACCAACTATAATAGAAGAGTCGATCGCACCTTTATTTAATTCAGAGCCACAAAAAGTTCTAGACTTAACAAATCGTGCAAAGAGAAATGTCATGCCTTGTCTTGCAAGAATTAAAGATGATGAAAACGCACAAGCTAATGCTGAAAAATGTGTTATTGATGAATTACCACAAATTGCGACAACAATAGCATCTCAACTATTAGGAGATCTTAATAGTTTTGCAAATAAAGATGGAAGACAACCATCACTACTCGCTTCTAATAGCTACCAAGAATTTGAAAAGTGTCTTATACGTCTTGAGTCTCCTTCACTTAGCGAGGCTACTGAGAATATGAATGATTGTATAAAAGATCTTGAAAGAGGCGCTAAAACTGAATTACAAAAGCGATTTGTCCATGTTTATGGCCAAAACAACCCAAGAGAAATTAATGAAGTTATCGATCTTATCCTACAAATTCCAGGAGAAGATAAAGCACAAGAATATAAAAGTAATGAAGAGACTTCAGGAACTCCTAATAGTGAATTGATTTCAACACTTGAGCTTCTTGGGGAAACGATGAAATATTCTTGCGACAATAATACAGCTGTCTGTCAGCAGCATATTTATAACGCAAAGATTTCACTCACAAGGCATTTTCAAAATAATCCAAATGCTACAACACAAGAAAATACGCAAGCTTTTATGAATAGCCCTATCATGGACAACGTCATCGCTTCTCAAATAGGAATGACTCTTAATGAAACTTTTAAAACAGAGTTAAACGAATATAATGATAGCTCTAACCTTCTTAATAGAAAGATTGACGAGATTACAAATAATCGCATGTTAACTAATATTTTAGCAACGCCTGAAGGTAGGGAATTAAAATCATATATATTTGATAAAATTGAAAAGGGTGAATTAGATAATCTGGCCGAAGACACAAGACTTAGAGAGCTATTGGCCGAGGCCCTAACAAAAGATACTGGAGAAGGATCATTTGGAGATGGACTTGCTGAAGGCCTAGTTCAAATACAATTAAATAAGATGAGAAGAAGATCAAGTGGCTTTGGAGGACTATTTAGAGAGTTCAAAGTGAAGTTTGGTGACATTCTTAATATTATTGATCGTAAAGACTTCAAATGGGATATCCTAACAAAGACACGCTCTGGACAAAGAGCACGAGAGTACATGATTAAAGAAATACTCGCCCCTTCAATTAAAGGTGAAGACTTAAGTGCACTTGAGAGCAGAGACAGAAAATATCCAAATCAACAAGAAGAGCGACTTGGAAAGCTTACTGAAATGATCACACAGGCACTTAAAGAAGCTAATGATTAA